One segment of Capnocytophaga sp. oral taxon 878 DNA contains the following:
- a CDS encoding LPO_1073/Vpar_1526 family protein: MESKQVQKAGDNAQQLQANNMIVNIGADEKRVREICQEMTLQLKNKYTEEALKVAESRVLEFEDKLITKMNEIDGALEIFTDPSFQLLLRKAQKTAASTERPADYDLLSELLVHRFQNGTDRNTRAGITRAVEIVDEISDEALLGLTVFHAVICIEPVTEVIQEGLDILNDLFGKLIYATLPNGNKWLDHLDILSTIRINNFVRLPNIEDIYSERFAGYIDIGIKKNSQEHYKAIELLNSEKLPLDILIEHELNTDYIRLNILNKKNIDSLKLIHQVNYNSSIVSLTDAEKNVIISIYDLYKQDTDIRQENINKFMEEWNKRANLKILREWWNNINISIELTSVGKVLAHANAQRCDKRLPPLNY; encoded by the coding sequence ATGGAAAGTAAACAGGTTCAAAAAGCTGGTGACAATGCTCAGCAATTGCAAGCAAATAATATGATTGTCAATATAGGTGCTGATGAGAAAAGAGTAAGAGAGATCTGTCAGGAAATGACCTTGCAATTGAAAAATAAATACACAGAGGAAGCTCTTAAAGTTGCAGAATCAAGAGTCTTAGAGTTTGAAGACAAACTTATAACTAAGATGAATGAAATAGATGGTGCTTTGGAAATTTTTACAGATCCAAGTTTTCAATTATTGCTTAGAAAAGCACAAAAAACAGCAGCTTCTACAGAAAGACCTGCTGATTATGACCTTTTATCAGAGTTATTAGTTCATCGTTTTCAGAATGGGACTGATAGAAATACACGAGCTGGAATTACACGAGCTGTTGAAATAGTTGATGAAATATCAGATGAAGCATTACTTGGCTTAACTGTTTTTCATGCTGTAATTTGTATCGAGCCTGTGACTGAAGTTATCCAAGAGGGATTGGATATTCTAAATGATTTATTCGGTAAATTAATCTATGCTACACTTCCTAATGGGAATAAATGGCTTGATCATTTAGATATTTTAAGCACCATAAGAATTAATAATTTTGTAAGGCTACCAAATATTGAAGACATTTATTCTGAACGATTTGCTGGTTATATTGATATTGGGATAAAAAAGAACTCTCAAGAGCACTATAAAGCTATTGAATTACTTAATAGTGAGAAATTACCTTTAGATATCTTGATTGAACATGAATTAAATACTGATTATATCAGACTAAACATATTAAATAAAAAAAACATCGATTCTCTTAAATTAATACATCAAGTTAACTATAACAGTTCTATCGTTTCCTTGACTGATGCTGAAAAAAATGTAATTATATCTATATATGATTTATATAAGCAAGATACTGACATAAGACAGGAGAATATAAATAAATTTATGGAAGAATGGAACAAACGGGCAAATCTAAAAATCCTTAGAGAATGGTGGAATAATATTAATATTTCAATAGAATTGACTTCTGTTGGAAAAGTATTGGCACATGCAAATGCCCAAAGATGTGATAAAAGGTTACCTCCTTTAAATTACTGA
- a CDS encoding AAA family ATPase has product MNRYINNIHINKVRHLRDINIRLEKEDYPHLMLTGKNGSGKTSLLNAIANHIERIANDRHKYFENFERNIEYFEKQLKDNSKNILSIEKDLEYWKSQYELFFGEVIVAFKDVDSLIRKYQDGNFIIAFYEAHRTIKNLQEPKNPTKPELQDKWGIKQTSTQEFLKFLAHLKVQEALARNEKLEKDANEIREWFVNFERLLGEIFQDKDLQLHFNYKDYSFKILTKGKEFKFTELSDGFAAVLDIVVDLILKMQHKNQLTRAYECEGIVLVDEIETHLHLELQKVIMPLLTEIFPNIQFIVTTHSPFVLSSLSNAVAFDLEHQEIIEDLTEYSYESLAEGYFGVKTASSYMGMQLGRLEELLKKEVLSLSEKTELKDLICDFDKIPEVVSPKIIGKYLQLKNQHFAKINAL; this is encoded by the coding sequence ATGAACAGATATATCAATAACATACATATCAATAAAGTACGACATCTGAGGGACATAAATATCCGTTTGGAAAAGGAAGATTATCCTCATTTGATGCTCACGGGCAAGAATGGTAGTGGGAAAACTTCCCTGCTCAATGCTATTGCTAATCATATTGAAAGAATAGCAAATGATAGACATAAATATTTTGAAAACTTTGAGAGAAATATAGAATATTTTGAAAAACAACTAAAAGATAATTCTAAGAATATTCTTTCTATAGAAAAAGATTTAGAGTATTGGAAAAGTCAATATGAGCTCTTTTTTGGTGAGGTAATAGTTGCTTTTAAAGATGTTGATAGCCTTATTAGAAAATATCAAGACGGCAACTTTATTATTGCTTTTTATGAAGCGCATAGAACTATAAAAAACCTCCAAGAACCTAAAAACCCTACTAAACCTGAACTTCAAGATAAATGGGGAATAAAGCAAACCTCTACTCAAGAATTCTTAAAATTCCTTGCTCACCTTAAAGTACAAGAGGCTTTGGCAAGAAATGAAAAATTAGAGAAAGATGCTAACGAAATTAGAGAATGGTTTGTGAATTTTGAAAGGCTTTTGGGTGAGATTTTTCAAGATAAAGACTTACAATTACATTTTAATTATAAAGATTATTCTTTTAAGATATTAACCAAAGGAAAAGAATTTAAGTTTACGGAGTTATCAGATGGTTTTGCGGCAGTTTTGGATATAGTAGTAGACCTTATTCTGAAAATGCAGCATAAAAACCAACTTACAAGGGCTTATGAGTGCGAAGGTATTGTGTTAGTAGATGAGATTGAAACCCACCTGCACTTAGAATTGCAAAAGGTCATTATGCCGCTGCTGACAGAGATTTTCCCTAATATACAGTTTATCGTTACTACCCACTCGCCTTTTGTGTTAAGCTCACTGAGCAATGCTGTAGCATTCGACTTAGAACACCAAGAAATAATAGAAGATTTAACCGAGTATTCATACGAATCATTAGCTGAAGGATATTTTGGGGTAAAAACTGCTTCCAGCTATATGGGAATGCAATTGGGTAGATTAGAGGAACTTTTGAAAAAAGAAGTACTTTCTCTTTCTGAAAAGACTGAACTAAAAGACCTTATCTGTGATTTTGATAAAATACCAGAGGTAGTCTCACCCAAAATTATAGGGAAGTACTTACAATTGAAGAACCAACATTTTGCAAAAATCAATGCGCTATGA
- a CDS encoding GH3 auxin-responsive promoter family protein produces the protein MLNTITSWFLKRRINQIEAFVNDPHQVQERVLKELTQAAKDTEIGRLYNFAEVKDYNDFARNTPVVTYEDFEPYIQRAREGERNVFWPSAIKWFAKSSGTTNAKSKFIPVSNEALEFCHYKSGKDMLCLYLNNNEGAQLFKGKSLRLGGSKQLYEQNGTYFGDLSAILIENLPFWAEWSCTPGNKVSQMSEWESKLQAIIAEAKNENVTSIVGVPSWMLVLLNRLLESTGKKHLLELWPNLEVYFHGGVSFVPYREQYRNIIPSEGFRYYETYNASEGFFGIQDRNNSDEMLLMLDYGIFYEFIPMDSFGTGEEKVIPLSEVELGKNYAMVISTNAGLWRYLIGDTVRFTSVVPYRIKITGRTKHFINVFGEELIIENAERALQKACEYTNSSIKDYTAAPIFMEGKEKGGHEWVIEFERAPDNLEKFTEILDLELQKQNSDYEAKRYNNMTLNMPKVHAARVGLFHDWLKGKDKLGGQNKVPRLSNSREYVEELLGISHKQDLKV, from the coding sequence ATGCTTAACACTATCACATCGTGGTTTTTGAAACGTCGTATCAATCAGATTGAGGCTTTTGTGAATGACCCTCACCAAGTGCAGGAGCGGGTGCTGAAAGAACTTACCCAAGCGGCTAAAGATACTGAAATAGGAAGGCTCTATAATTTTGCAGAGGTGAAGGATTATAATGACTTTGCTAGAAATACGCCGGTTGTTACATACGAGGATTTTGAACCTTACATACAGCGAGCGAGAGAGGGGGAGCGGAATGTATTTTGGCCTTCGGCTATTAAATGGTTTGCTAAAAGTAGTGGTACTACTAATGCGAAGAGCAAATTCATACCTGTAAGTAATGAGGCGCTGGAATTTTGCCATTACAAATCGGGCAAAGATATGTTGTGCTTGTACTTGAATAACAACGAGGGGGCGCAACTGTTTAAGGGTAAGAGTTTGCGCTTGGGAGGGAGCAAGCAGCTGTATGAACAGAATGGGACTTACTTTGGGGACTTATCGGCTATATTGATAGAGAACTTGCCTTTTTGGGCGGAGTGGAGCTGTACGCCGGGGAATAAAGTATCGCAGATGAGTGAGTGGGAGAGCAAGCTACAGGCTATTATAGCTGAGGCTAAAAATGAGAATGTTACAAGCATTGTGGGAGTGCCTTCGTGGATGCTGGTATTACTGAACCGACTGCTGGAGAGTACTGGTAAGAAGCACTTACTGGAACTTTGGCCTAACCTTGAGGTGTACTTTCACGGAGGGGTGAGTTTTGTACCTTATAGGGAGCAGTATAGGAATATTATTCCATCGGAAGGGTTTAGGTATTATGAGACTTATAATGCATCGGAAGGGTTTTTTGGTATCCAAGATCGTAATAACTCGGACGAGATGCTGCTGATGCTGGATTATGGTATTTTTTATGAGTTTATTCCTATGGATAGCTTTGGCACTGGTGAAGAGAAGGTTATACCACTGAGTGAGGTGGAACTTGGCAAGAACTATGCTATGGTTATTAGTACTAATGCTGGATTGTGGCGCTACTTGATAGGTGATACGGTGCGGTTTACATCGGTTGTGCCGTATAGAATTAAGATTACGGGAAGGACTAAACACTTTATCAACGTTTTTGGAGAAGAACTGATAATAGAAAATGCTGAACGCGCCCTACAAAAAGCGTGTGAATACACTAATAGCAGCATTAAGGACTATACCGCAGCGCCTATCTTTATGGAAGGTAAAGAAAAAGGAGGACACGAATGGGTGATAGAGTTTGAAAGGGCTCCTGATAACTTGGAGAAATTCACGGAAATATTAGACCTTGAACTGCAAAAACAGAACTCGGACTATGAGGCTAAACGCTATAATAATATGACCCTGAATATGCCTAAAGTACATGCTGCACGTGTGGGACTGTTTCACGATTGGCTGAAAGGTAAAGATAAACTGGGAGGACAGAATAAAGTGCCACGCCTATCGAATAGTAGGGAATATGTGGAGGAATTACTGGGAATATCACATAAACAAGATTTAAAAGTATGA